A genome region from Arachis duranensis cultivar V14167 chromosome 8, aradu.V14167.gnm2.J7QH, whole genome shotgun sequence includes the following:
- the LOC107460077 gene encoding uncharacterized protein LOC107460077: MGSACCVAAKDHTLSNRGAGESLHRNVVCSPSWSFRWDSWGHVAGEIEDPSFHTSRRVSRNISMELKGSLSSERGNLSDGGSTLENSVTPISQKSPVHERLVANQMTPSSNLSLSSNCSTVVKNLAESPEIAESSMPNVSYSIPSVFSTPTTDPLPNHNDHNLPNSMPSRWAHRSPGHPLLRQISDSRILGLKSPDNSMSEGRPSFVLSTCSNDMATGSQCGSSDGWSMRTFSELVASSQKERWSFDSEYFGSGRLKISGASSRFSYSPSMDLQSCGACSRLLTERSAWGNQKFFTSSDVSVVAVLVCGHVYHADCLETMTPETDSYDPACPICMVGEKHLSKLSRKSEMKAKNHKISRNRVVDSYLDGGLDVFDRQKGVEWGGKASKMEASSSTRSNSVGKPFLRRHFSLGSKWSRSLSENDSARKKGFWARHRKD, from the exons ATGGGATCAGCTTGTTGTGTTGCTGCAAAGGATCATACACTTTCCAACAGAGGTGCAGGTGAAAGTTTACATAGAAATGTTGTATGTTCGCCTTCGTGGAGCTTTCGATGGGATAGTTGGGGCCATGTTGCTGGTGAAATTGAGGATCCTTCCTTTCACACGTCACGCAGAGTTAGCAGAAATATCAGCATGGAGCTCAAAGGGTCACTAAGTTCTGAAAGAGGCAATTTATCTGATGGGGGAAGCACCCTGGAGAATTCTGTAACACCTATTTCTCAGAAGTCCCCTGTGCATGAGCGACTGGTCGCAAATCAGATGACCCCATCTTCAA ATCTTTCCTTGTCAAGCAATTGCTCTACAGTG GTGAAAAATTTGGCAGAATCACCGGAAATTGCAGAATCTTCAATGCCAAATGTTTCATATTCAATACCTTCAGTTTTCTCAACACCTACAACCGATCCATTGCCTAATCATAATGATCACAATCTACCTAATTCAATGCCATCGAGATGGGCTCATAGATCTCCAGGACACCCCCTTTTGAGACAAATATCTGACAGCCGAATTCTGGGTCTGAAATCACCGGACAACTCTATGTCTGAGGGAAGACCGTCATTTGTACTCTCCACTTGCAGTAATGACATGGCAACTGGATCCCAATGTGGGTCATCTGATGGCTGGTCTATGCGAACCTTTTCTGAGCTGGTTGCTTCGTCTCAAAAGGAACGGTGGTCTTTTGATAGCGAGTATTTTGGTTCAGGACGTCTTAAGATAAGTGGAGCTAGTAGTAGGTTCTCGTATTCACCCTCAATGGATTTACAATCTTGTGGGGCTTGCTCGAGGCTCTTGACCGAGAGATCTGCATGGGGTAACCAGAAATTTTTTACCAGCAGTGATGTCTCGGTTGTTGCCGTTCTTGTCTGTGGTCATGTATATCATGCAGACTGCTTGGAAACTATGACACCGGAGACAGATAGTTATGATCCAGCCTGTCCAATTTGTATGGTCGGAGAGAAGCACTTGTCGAAGTTATCACGAAAATCAGAGATGAAGGCCAAGAACCACAAGATATCCCGAAACCGGGTTGTTGACAGCTATCTTGATGGTGGGTTAGATGTATTTGATCGCCAAAAAGGGGTTGAATGGGGTGGGAAAGCTTCAAAGATGGAAGCCAGCTCCAGTACAAGGAGTAACTCAGTTGGAAAACCATTCTTAAGGCGGCATTTTTCACTCGGATCCAAGTGGAGCCGATCCCTGTCGGAGAATGATTCTGCGAGGAAGAAGGGTTTCTGGGCACGGCATCGTAAAGATTGA
- the LOC107460072 gene encoding 26S proteasome regulatory subunit S10B homolog B, giving the protein MADAEDAVRRRNAVADYRKKLLQHKELESRVRSVRENLRASKKEFNKTEDDLKSLQSVGQIIGEVLRPLDNERLIVKASSGPRYVVGCRSKVDKEKLTSGTRVVLDMTTLTIMRALPREVDPVVYNMLHEDPGNVSYSAVGGLSDQIRELRESIELPLMNPELFLRVGIKPPKGVLLYGPPGTGKTLLARAIASNIDANFLKVVSSAIIDKYIGESARLIREMFGYARDHQPCIIFMDEIDAIGGRRFSEGTSADREIQRTLMELLNQLDGFDQLGKVKMIMATNRPDVLDPALLRPGRLDRKIEIPLPNEQSRMEILKIHAAGIAKHGEIDYEAVVKLAEGFNGADLRNVCTEAGMSAIRAERDYVIHEDFMKAVRKLNDAKKLESSAHYNADFGKE; this is encoded by the exons ATGGCCGATGCAGAAGATGCCGTGCGACGCCGTAACGCCGTCGCTGACTACCGGAAGAAACTCCTTCAGCacaaggaattggaatccagAGTCCGATCCG TGAGGGAGAATTTACGAGCCTCAAAGAAAGAATTCAACAAAACAGAAGATGATTTGAAGTCTCTTCAAAGTGTTGGGCAGATCATTGGCGAAGTTCTCAGGCCTCTCGATAATGAACGCT TGATTGTTAAAGCAAGCAGCGGTCCAAGGTATGTGGTTGGCTGCCGCAGTAAAGTGGACAAGGAAAAATTGACTTCTGGTACAAgagtggttcttgatatgacaACACTCACCATAATGCGTGCTCTTCCACGTGAA GTTGATCCTGTAGTTTACAATATGCTGCATGAAGATCCTGGGAATGTCAGTTACTCTGCCGTTGGTGGTTTATCTGATCAGATAAGAGAATTGAGGGAATCAATTGAGTTGCCTCTGATGAATCCCGAGCTCTTTCTTCGAGTTGGAATTAAACCTCCTAAG GGTGTTCTCCTCTACGGACCTCCTGGTACTGGTAAAACATTGTTGGCTAGGGCGATTGCCAGCAATATAGATGCTAACTTCTTAAAG GTTGTTTCAAGTGCCATAATTGATAAGTACATTGGAGAAAGTGCTAGGTTGATTAGGGAAATGTTTGGGTATGCACGTGATCATCAG CCCTGCATAATTTTTATGGATGAGATCGATGCCATTGGTGGTCGTCGTTTTAGTGAGGGAACAAGTGCAGATCGTGAGATTCAAAGAACACTGATGGAGCTGCTTAATCAACTTGATGGGTTTGATCAACTTGGGAAG GTTAAAATGATAATGGCAACAAATCGACCTGATGTACTTGACCCTGCTCTCCTGCGTCCTGGGAGATTGgatagaaaaatagaaattcCTTTGCCCAATGAACAATCAAGGATGGAAATTCTCAAGATTCATGCTGCTGGAATTGCTAAGCATGGTGAAATAGACTATGAAGCTGTTGTGAAGCTTGCCGAG GGATTTAATGGAGCTGATCTTCGGAATGTCTGCACAGAAGCTGGAATGTCCGCAATTCGTGCAGAGCGTGATTATGTGATCCACGAAGATTTTATGAAG GCTGTTAGGAAACTGAATGACGCAAAGAAACTTGAATCGAGTGCGCACTACAATGCTGATTTCGGTAAAGAATAG
- the LOC107460085 gene encoding uncharacterized protein LOC107460085 produces the protein MEMPKKRWPLMLVAFLSLSTAMVLFIRPNSSVPCTPTTAADNNHFVDQDNQIRSSLQLGNAPSPLDFMKSKLVLMVSHELSLSGGPLLLMELAFLLRGVGADVVWITNQKPPEPDQVIYSLESKMLDRGVQVLPAKGEKAVDTAIKADLVILNTAVAGKWLDAVLKEKVSLVLPKVLWWIHEMRGHYFKVEYVKHLPFVAGAMIDSHTTADYWKNRTRERLGIKMPETYVVHLGNSKELMDVAEDSVAKRVLREHVRESLGVRNDDLLFAIINSVSRGKGQDLFLRSFYESLQLIQEKKLQVPTLHAVVVGSDMNAQTKFETELRKFVAEKRIQDRVHFVNKTLAVAPYLASIDVLVQNSQARGECFGRITIEAMAFRLPVLGTAAGGTMEIVVNGTTGFLHPVGKEGVTPLANNIVKMATHVEKRLTMGKKGYERVKERFLEHHMAQRIALVLKDVLQKAARQN, from the exons ATGGAAATGCCGAAGAAGAGATGGCCGCTGATGTTAGTGGCATTTTTGTCTCTCTCCACTGCCATGGTTCTCTTCATCAGACCCAACAGCTCCGTTCCCTGCACCCCCACTACCGCCGCCGACAACAACCACTTCGTAGACCAAGACAATCAGATTCGCTCCTCTCTCCAACTCGGAAACGCTCCCTCTCCCCTTGATTTCATGAAGTCCAAGCTCGTTCTCATGGTTTCCCACGAGCTCTCTCTTTCAG GTGGTCCTTTGTTACTGATGGAGTTGGCTTTTCTGCTGAGGGGAGTTGGTGCTGATGTTGTTTGGATCACAAATCAGAAGCCTCCAGAACCTGATCAAGTCATTTACAGTTTGGAGAGTAAGATGTTGGACAGAGGAGTTCAG GTTCTGCCTGCAAAAGGTGAAAAGGCTGTGGATACAGCTATTAAGGCTGATCTAGTCATTCTTAACACTGCTGTAGCCGGCAAGTGGCTTGATGCCGTTCTCAAGGAGAAAGTTTCCCTTGTTCTTCCAAAGGTTTTATGGTGGATTCATGAAATGCGAGGGCATTATTTCAAAGTGGAATATGTTAAGCACCTCCCTTTTGTTGCAGGTGCCATGATTGATTCTCATACTACTGCTGACTACTGGAAGAATAGGACTAGGGAACGTTTAGG CATTAAAATGCCTGAAACTTACGTCGTACATCTTGGAAATAGCAAGGAGCTTATGGATGTTGCAGAAGATAGTGTAGCAAAGAGGGTTCTTCGCGAGCATGTTCGAGAATCTCTTGGAGTGAGAAATGATGATCTACTTTTTGCCATCATAAATA GTGTTTCACGTGGTAAAGGACAGGATCTATTTCTCCGATCCTTTTATGAAAGTTTGCAACTCATACAGGAGAAGAAACTGCAGGTGCCAACTTTGCATGCTGTAGTTGTGGGTAGTGATATGAACGCTCAGACAAAGTTTGAAACTGAGCTGCGCAAATTTGTTGCGGAGAAAAGGATTCAGGACCGTGTTCACTTTGTTAACAAAACCCTGGCAGTGGCTCCTTACTTGGCTTCGATTGATGTTCTTGTTCAAAATTCTCAG GCACGAGGAGAATGTTTTGGAAGGATAACCATTGAAGCAATGGCATTTCGCCTGCCTGTACTG GGAACTGCAGCGGGAGGGACAATGGAGATTGTGGTGAATGGGACAACCGGTTTCCTACACCCTGTTGGAAAAGAAGGCGTGACCCCTCTTGCAAATAACATTGTGAAAATGGCAACTCATGTTGAGAAGAGGTTGACTATGGGGAAGAAAGGGTATGAGAGAGTGAAGGAGAGGTTTCTGGAGCACCATATGGCACAGAGAATTGCACTGGTTCTTAAGGATGTTTTGCAGAAGGCGGCCAGGCAGAATTAA
- the LOC107460003 gene encoding BEL1-like homeodomain protein 11: MSNSMTNQNQFEGQELDAAYGSCLRNNPAFTTESIGGVFPIMEPHHHALASGSEMSHTRHLMDLLGAAANESNHHHHNHHQRQPQGLSLSLGSHMIVPSHDEYSRHNSRSFVNGFMNPNNYFIPAQDSRAVENNLTSDYYFNSATTTTTFASSSASFGSESFAALIGNSRYLKPVQSLLEDLVDVGGNVVDRINDKYVEKLFHGGRNSSRTLSSQFRNNINTGVLSAEKQEHQIKIAKLISLLDEVEGRYEKYYHQMEQVVASFEMIAGEGAAKCYTALALQAMARHFCNLRDAIMSQINLEKKKLLQDLPKQLNNGLSQLSLFDRDTSRQSRMSSLQQLGMIQSQRSQQVWRPIRGLPETSVAILRSWLFEHFLHPYPNDSEKLMLASQTGLTKNQVSNWFINARVRLWKPMIEEMYEQEFGDSSEDSNPQPDFTTDDATHCHHHDSN, from the exons ATGTCAAACTCCATGACCAATCAAAACCAATTTGAGGGGCAAGAGTTAGATGCTGCTTATGGTTCTTGTTTGAGAAACAACCCTGCATTCACTACTGAGTCCATAGGAGGAGTGTTTCCCATTATGGAACCTCACCATCATGCACTAGCTTCAGGCTCTGAGATGAGTCACACAAGGCATTTGATGGATCTTCTTGGAGCAGCTGCTAATGAGagcaatcatcatcatcataatcatcacCAACGACAACCTCAAGGGCTCTCTCTTTCCTTAGGGTCTCACATGATTGTTCCTTCTCATGATGAATACAGTAGGCATAATAGTAGATCCTTCGTTAATGGTTTCATGAACCCCAATAATTACTTCATCCCTGCCCAAGATTCAAGGGCAGTGGAGAATAATCTAACTAGTGACTACTACTTCAACAgtgccaccaccaccactacttTTGCTTCATCTTCTGCCTCTTTTGGAAGTGAATCTTTTGCTGCTCTCATTGGGAACTCTAGGTACCTCAAACCAGTACAGTCCCTTCTTGAAGATCTTGTTGATGTTGGTGGAAACGTGGTTGATAGAATCAATGACAAGTATGTGGAGAAGTTGTTCCATGGTGGCAGGAACAGTTCCCGAACACTCTCCTCACAGTTCAGGAACAACATAAACACTGGTGTCTTGTCAGCTGAAAAACAAGAACATCAAATCAAGATTGCAAAATTGATTTCTTTGTTGGACGAG GTAGAAGGGAGGTATGAGAAATACTACCATCAAATGGAACAAGTGGTGGCATCGTTTGAGATGATAGCAGGTGAAGGAGCAGCAAAATGTTACACTGCATTGGCACTACAAGCCATGGCTAGGCACTTCTGCAACCTCAGAGATGCAATAATGTCACAGATAAATTTGGAGAAAAAGAAACTGTTGCAAGATTTGCCTAAACAACTCAACAATGGGTTATCTCAACTAAGCCTATTTGATAGAGACACAAGTAGACAAAGCAGAATGTCTTCTCTCCAACAACTTGGGATGATCCAAAGTCAACGCAGCCAACAAGTTTGGAGACCCATCAGAGGCTTACCTGAAACCTCTGTTGCAATTCTACGTTCTTGGCTCTTTGAGCACTTTCTCCACCC TTATCCTAATGATTCTGAGAAATTAATGTTAGCGTCCCAGACAGGTTTAACTAAAAACCAA GTGTCGAATTGGTTCATAAATGCAAGGGTACGGCTATGGAAACCAATGATAGAAGAAATGTACGAACAAGAGTTTGGAGACTCTTCAGAAGACTCCAACCCACAACCTGATTTCACCACCGATGATGCTACTCACTGCCACCACCACGATTCAAATTAA